The Canis lupus dingo isolate Sandy chromosome 34, ASM325472v2, whole genome shotgun sequence genome contains the following window.
GCCTGGGCCACCCCGAAACTGCTTCCTTCTAGAAacctttctgtttgttttggtttaagattttatttatttattcgtaagagacaacaggcagagagaggggcaggggggaagcaggcgccctgcgggggcccatgcgggactcgaacccgggagcCGGGATGGGGAGGCGGCCGCTCGGGCGCTGAGCCCCCGGGGGTGTGGTCGTCCCGGCCGCGGGGCCCTGGGACGTGCCCCCGGGCAGCccgaggtggggggggtggcccAGGGCAACCGCGGAGAGGCCCGGAGGAAGCCGGCCTGGGTCCGGGAGCCTCGGGCGtgggcggccgcggggggcgggggcgggggctgctccGGGGCCACCTGCGGGCCCGTCAGGCTCGCCCGGACTACGGCCAGCGAAGGGCTGTGCCAGGAGCtgggcacctgggcacctgggcaccAAGGCGGCTGTGCGCGGGGCCAGCTGCGCAACCTCCGGCAGGTGCGGACTTGGCGGTGAAAGGTcgggcccaggccccaggcctccGTGCTTCCCGCCGCGGGGCTGCTGCAACCCCAAGGTTTAGCGTAGTGGAAACCTAGGAACAGTGATGAGTCTGAGGGCCTGGGTCAAGGGATAATCAACCCCatctctccactttttttttttaatattccacttatttatgagagacacagagaaacagagacacagagagagagaggcaaagacccaggcagagggagaagcaggccccatgcagggagccggacgtgggactggatcccgggtctccaggatcacgccctgggctgaaggcaggtgctaaaccgctgagccccccgggccgccctATCTCTTCCCTTAATGAGTAGCAGGAAAGTAACTGAATCTCACTTTTGTTATCGGAACTCCTTTGGTATGTAcccaaagtaaaaatttaaaaagcattgtatttgtggaaattaaatttcatatttctcagccttaaatatgaaaacagagtGGGCATTGTTGCTTTCCTGGCCAGATAACCTCTTTTCTAGAAACATGTAGAACTTTCTGAGAAATGTGTCCTCAGCTAACTCAGCCTACAGGGTCATACAAGTCACCACTTTCGAACAAGTGAAGTAATAAAAGGTACTTTAAACAGGAAAAAGTCGTTGAGGGGCAATTCTTGTTAACATTTCAGTACATCCTCATCCTGCCTGTTTCCGTACAATTCCTACATCTGTAGCTGTAGCTGGGGAGGCGGCATTTAAAAATCGTCCCTGCAGCTGCTGCAAACTTTCAAGAGAATGCCATAATTTATCTTGAGGGAAGTTGATTTCTTAACTGGGAAATGTGTTGAAAGGCCTTCCTCGAGGGGGAAACAAGTGGCACTCATCTGCAccctgcctgccacccagtctAAAAGGCAACAGTGAGACATAAAGAGGACTaaattgaaagacatttttagggggcacctgggtggctcagtggttgagcatctgccttccgctcaggtcccGATcgcgggatcctgggatcaagtcctgtattaggatccctgcagggagcctgcttctctctctgcttgtgtctctgcctctgtgtctctcattaacaaagtctttaaaaaaaaaaaaaaaaaaaaaaagacatcttaaaAATCATTCGTTGATGACCTATAACAGGCTTGAGGGCTGGTGACTATAGCGAAAGGGCCGGATGCGGGGAGAGAAGGCTTGGCccgggcccagggaggggctgcgAGGGCCGCTCTGACGAAGtcccacagactgggtggctgagGAACCGCAGGAAGGTATTTGTCACCGCTGGGGAGGCTGCAAGTCCGAGCTGAGGGCAGCCGCACGGGGGTCTGTGGGGCCCCCTCCCGGGTTCAGATGGCGAAGCTGTTGCATCCTCCGATGGTGGAAAAAAGAGaggccagccccccgccccccgacctCTCCTTCTAGGGCGCTACTGGCATTCAGGaaggctctaccctcatgacccgGTCACCGCCCCAACTCCGCCTCCTAACACACCACCGTGGGGATTAGACTCCCACATGGGAATTTGGGGGGGACACAGTCCGTACCCGGGGGGCACCGGGCCTGACTGCAAATCCGAGTCCCCGCGCCGGCGTGGTCCTCCCTCCCGGGGACCCAGGCCTCTTCCCTGCACTTGTAAGAAAGCGGCGGAAGCCTGTGGCACAAAGCCCCGGGTCCCCTGTAACCACCTCCCTGGTCTCGGCCCTCGCCCGCCTCTCCTGCTACCCAGCCCAAGGCGTGGGACACGTACTTACTTGGAAATGCCCGAGCGGCAAGCTCTGCGTGATGTTATCAGGGACCCGGGCTCCCCTCCTGCGGCCCGCGACAGGCACCTGCCACAGTGCCGGGGCAGCGGGCGCTGCGCCCCTCCGGCCACCCCCGCTGGCCTCTGCCCGGCAGCCCGCATACCTTCCCAGGACGCCTGGCGGCCACACGGGTCCATAATTCCTTTGGAGGCCGTGGCCCGGCTCCTCCAGGTTCCCCTCACCCCCGAGTCAGGGGTATTCATATAAATTTCTCCACTTCCACTGTGGGGTGTGCCCGAACCCAGCTCGCTGTTAGCACGGGaagagcaggggagcagggcctgGAACATCCTAGTTCTGGCTTGACAatggccttggacaagttacaAGCCTTCCTATCCGAGAACAAGAGTTCGGAAGTCTTTTTGGCAAAGGCCCCCTTGCCCTCGATGAGCTGCACATCCATGACTCTGCGCTTACTAAATTAtagtttctctattttattaaacaaaccaaccaacctcCAATTACTTTCTGTGTAGTATAAGCTGATCATGGCTGTCTGTTGTCTTAGCGGAGTAGATTCTAGCCAACGGAGACGTTTTCCTTAGCTTGGGCAACCTTATCTTACTTAAATGTATGCATTCCCTTCAGCTTTTGGAATTTTGAGAATTGTGCAGACTCCACTAACCACCACCCCTGGCTGTGTGGACCATACCGGGGACTCAAAGACGAAGCCCAAGTTTGGTGCCTCCATCACTTATCTTAAATACGGAGTGAGGTTTCTGTCCTTTTGGGCCCTTTGTCCTTACAAGACCCATCACGTGGCCCTTCCCTTGGGCACAAACTCTGTCAAGGGAGTGACCACTCAAACCTCCCCTTTGCTTTCAGGGTCTTGCTCACTTTCATCGCCTACCAACACCATCAACATGTGCCATCGATTTTGATGGCTTCCTGGAGGGCTTACTCCCATATCAACCACACTGGGACAATCAGGGAGCTGGTGGAGAGTGTGAGGAGATGCCCAATTAGTGTTAGTTCAGCTCACACAAGATCCAGAGGAGTTGGCTTAATATTGATTAATTCCCAGCGGATTAAAGGATGGAACAACCCCAAAGATGGCAGGATGGACCTGGCACATATTCACCCTCCCTGCCACTTAAGTCTGGACCCCCCTTCCGAtgcctcctgctctccctccatCCTGCAGTAACTGCCTGCGGTAATTGCAAGGGAGCAGGCCTTTGTCCTGAACCTAATGCTCAGAAAATACTATTGTCATAAATAGCTCAGCTCTGACCATTCTGCATTTACCGAGTTGTTCCGAACACGGTAATGCCCAGCATATTAGGGTGGAGCTAGGGAAAGATTAACAGGGGTGCAAGGGTAGCCAGCTCGGGGAAGGGATCAAAGCACCAGCTCCAAGTGAGCCAGAAAACTTCTGATCCACTCAGGCCAGCCGCAGACCTGCAGATCCCTgggcttcctctctcttccacatACCAGGTGTGGCAGATTGTAGGACTGTACCCTGTCCTATACAACACATGCCTTCTGCCACCACATGACTTGCACTATTTCCTGTGAGAATACACCACCCCCACCCGCACTGGCCCTGGACTTGGCATGAGATTTGCCTTGAGTATCCTGAGATGAGATGATTCAAGCCAATGCCCGCCACCAGTGGCATGCCATGTGGGTGAAAAGAAAACGTGACTATGTCACCCTGAGACTTGAGAGTTATTCCTGCAGCATAATCTGGCAAAAGTTAATGTGCTGGGGTCAAACTCAATGCAATGGAGAAGCAAAGCAAACGAGTGAGGGAGAGTGCGCAAGGCCATGGTGGTGGCGGGGCTGTGGCAGATGGGAGAGGATCAGCTTAAGGTCAGCCTCCAGCATTAAGCtgtgttaagagaataaaaaatgctatttggttaaacatctgagGCTAAGATTTTAATAACGCTGCTGACTGGTATTTACTACTAAAAGTTTAGACTATTAAGAAGcatgtaattaaaaacaaaaagcataaaaaaaaacaaaaaaaacaaaaagcataatgACCCAACCTCTTGTTTTTCATAATCATTTAACTTcttagagatcttttttttttttcttcttagagaTCTTTTAGGCACCAATTTCTAGTTGAAAGAAACAACCTTCTGAAATTGGtaattatttgcatttcattgtgatttcttttgttttaaagggaaattatttttttattttaaaagttttaagaaattctttgatGTAGCTCCCCCAACATCAATATAAACTTCTACAAAACCAAACTAATCATAACACAAAAATAACCACCATCTGTCTTAAAGAAAGTGACTCTTATATGAATGGGGATTAGCAAGGGCATAGATTGATTCCACAggatatttcatttaattgattttattataaGTGATCTCAGaccaggaaaatggaaataactgtCTTATAGAGAATCACACATTAAAATAGTTCtatttgggtggttcagtcagttaagcatccaactcttaaattcagttcagatcatgatctcagtccttgggatcaagccccgagtcaggctctgagctcagtggggagtctctgcttaagattctttcttccaggggcagccccggtggctcagtggtttaccaccacctttggcccagggcgtgatcctggagacctgggatcgagtcccacgtcgggctccctgcatggagcctgcttctccctctgcctgtgtctctgcctctctctctctcgctgtctctctctctctgtgtctcatgaataaataaaatcttgaaaaaaaaaagtttaaaaaaaaagattctttcttcccctctgccccaccccctccctctctctaaatctttaagaaattaaaataggtCTAATTGAAATTAAGCACATCTTATAGGAGAATTATAAATACTTGAGTATTACTAGAGCTAACTACATATtttcaagtttgtattttttgCCAATGGATTTGATCTTTTGCCAACCTGTCATCCAGAAAAAAGCAATCACTTGTCCCATATGGGCCACAATGGGAAATTGCACAATCTCAAGGTTATGGACAAGGAGTCTTCCTCTTTGACCTACCAGTAGTCAGAGGTGACCTCCATCGCCACTCCTATGAAGAAACATGCTTCTACGTCACATGGAACTCAGTTATGATCTTTGACCGCAGATTAGGGTTTTCCTTTTGATGTGAAACTAGTAATAATAGCAGCACCATTTCCCCCCCTCTTTATTCTCAAACTGATTGTTAATGAGAACACACAGATCAATAATATTCATAATACTCTGGCCAAggggttttctctttccttttctgtcttcagaGTCCTTTCCAAAAGGAAAAGGTGCTGCCTGGCATTGTTTTATTCCTAATTTCTcagtgaaaaaaatgagacagatgGAGTGACATAAAAACActgggaatatatttttaaaaacaagacaatagggatccctgggtggcacagcggtttggcgcctgcctttggcccagagcgcgatcctggagacctgggatcaaatcccacatcgggctcccggtgcatggagcctgcttctccctctgcctgtgtctctgcctctctctctctgtgtgactatcataaataaataaataattaaaaaaataaaaaataaataaaaacaagacaataaTTCAGATcttgttttaattcttctctacATTACCATGGTAAAACATTTATCAAAGTCCAAGAGATTACCGATATGCTATAATGACCAATGACTTTACATTAAATAAACTCATCAGTGAAGTAACTGGAAAAAAGTTCAAATGTAAAGGGTGATTTACTATTATCTTTATACAGTATTGAAATGACCATAACACTCAAACACCAGAAAGTCCTAAGTAATATTAAACAGTAATTCATAACAGTTCATAACTGTGAAATGCTGTAACATCTTAAAGTACTTTCTGAATGACCAGAATGGATGaaattttgcttagtataattttagtttttttacacagaactatatattttgaaaaactggTAATCCACGTAAGATATACACAAAACCCTTACCTGACTAGACTGTTCGATGAATAGAACTCCACGTTGCTCTTTGTTATGGACTAATGAGCTTATAATTCAATGAAACCCTTTTCACAAGTTCTAGTTTCTAGAATGGCATGTTCAGATAGTTTGGtcctattaattttattaacaaaaatctCCGCTTCCTTTATAAGACATGTAATTCCTCTTATTATCACCTTCTAAGGGCCAGACTTGATTTCTGTCTAAATAAACCACGAGTGTAACCCTCCAGTCCCTAGTCCGTGGGCACTTCATGAGCCTCAGTTCAGTGTTAAGTCAACACAGTGACCTTCCCATGAGTTTGCCATTGgagattttagtcattttaatacTTTCCACAGAATACCCTGTCTTTCTCTAGGCTTTAGTCAAATTAATAATGGCATGTGGTATTCCTTAGCATAACCTGCCAAAATGTGATAATTTCCTTCGAAGAAAAGCCATGGGCTGCAATCACACGTCTGAGTTGACAGACATCCAAATGGATCctatacaaaaagaaaaggttGGTGTCTTCTGGAATATGGATGTCTACTTTTAATAAGTTCAAACAGATCCCAACATAAACATCTTCAAACTTGATGGGTTTTACATGACTCATCATTTCATAGATTCTTGGCACCAAATCTATGGACATTATATAACCCAACCCACTGCAGTATGGAGGAAACACCTTGAAGGGATACTCCTGGTATGAAATATGGGCTTTTTGATAAAAACCTCTATAGGAATAGTTATCAATCAAAGGATAACCTGTGAAAAACTTCTCTGAGTGGTTTACATTTAAAAGATACTTCACTAAATTGCCAGTATTGATGAAAACATCAGTGTCTGTTTTCATGATGTACTTGGCATTGGGGCAAAACTCAGTTACCCACCTGAATGCCATAATTGTTTTCAAGGTCAGATTATTATATGTGTCTAAAAAATCCTGTCGTATTATGTCACCATAAAGAAGGTGTTCATCCTCTAAGGACAATGCTAacattttgtcttccttttcagCCTGTTGGcctaataagaaaaatgtaagaacttCATATCCCCACCAAGACTTTTTTTCACCCCAAGTAACTCTAATGGCCTGTCTGGCTTTCACATCTGAAGGGTGTGAGGTCACCAGGATGACAAGAAATGGGTTCTGATGAGAGCAGTTTGAATGCTCTCGAAGTGTGAAGCGAAAGTCTTGTCTGTAAATTGGCTCATACTCATAGAAGTACATCCAGTTTACACGTTCTATTACATTGTAGTGGGGCAGGCTGAGGTACCACATCACAAGGAAACTCAGGAGTGACAGCAGGAGGAGGCTCCATTTGAGGGATCTCAGTGACATCCTACTCGGAAGGGTGGTCAAGAGAGAGAGGGCCATCCACAGCAGCTCAGAAGCACGTGAGCCTCAGGTCCTGCAAGATTTATCAGAGAGCTGGTTAGTACTCCAGTACCCAAGATTCATTATTAAATGATAATTGATTCATCTACTTAAAGTGAAAGAGTTGGGACGAAAGCTCCCAAACAAAACCCAGCATCCTGATCTGAACCTACTTAATTTCATTTAACTCTAAGCAAATGTATACCAACAACCAAGAGTGCATTTTAGCTTTTTACATTAAGACCGAGGTTAAAAACATATCCTTCTTTgctttgggaaaataatttttgtttggtttaaaTAACTGTTGAAATAGGATTTTGTCCTGAATGtccagagggacagggagagatgTGTAATGgaggttaaaaaataaacctgcaacaaaaacaaaaacaaaaaaagccacattTCTTCTTCACTGCTatggaaaagaagtaaagaaattaaTGCAAAGAGCTATTACCAGCAACATGTCCCATTAAACCAAAGGTCTTTCTCCTATGTGTGATCTGATGTGCATTCTAGCAAATCTGGAATAAGGAAAACCCAGTAGCTACAATTAATTATTCATGTGAAAtgagatgaaagcagagactcTTCACCTGAGAGGCAAGCCCTCTAGACATAAGCAGGATAACCATCTCCATAGCTTTTTAAATGCTCAAGACTGCAATAGCTTTTATTTGCCCAAAACACATCCCAGCTCCCCTTTTACCTCACTGGCTGAACTCAGTGCTCAGTCTGAATAGCAAGGGCTTAATATTAAAGGCCTGTCCCTAGTACTGAGTGTTCATGTGTTTCCCATTCTAGTCTATTTCAGAAACCCTGTGCCAGATCAGAATCATGGGATGGAACCTCCAAGAACACGTGCTTTTATACTCAATCCCCCCCACCTAGCTGAGATGAGAACAGAGTTAGGAGACACAGAGCACTCAGCCCGCAGTGACAGTGCAGCCCCTGCTCTGCGCTAGATCCCAAGGACAAGGCTGGTTTACAATTCAGGACCTTGCACAGCTTTCCTGGGATCAAGATATAAGACAAACACATACTAAGTGGTTCCTAGATCTTCACAGACTATACGAGGCACCAAGACCAAAGGAAGAtgggagaagaagaaaatccCAAGGCAACAGGGAAACATGGCAGGATGGTGTAGCACAACCTGTTTATATCAAATGTTATGGGACCTCAAAATAAGGGACAAATCAACAACATGAGGGGCAGGCGGAGTAGGTTCTGACAGTGTCCTTTCATCTACAATCAGCTGCGGGGAGGGCTCCTCGGAAGCCAGAATTTGTTA
Protein-coding sequences here:
- the B3GALNT1 gene encoding UDP-GalNAc:beta-1,3-N-acetylgalactosaminyltransferase 1 → MALSLLTTLPSRMSLRSLKWSLLLLSLLSFLVMWYLSLPHYNVIERVNWMYFYEYEPIYRQDFRFTLREHSNCSHQNPFLVILVTSHPSDVKARQAIRVTWGEKKSWWGYEVLTFFLLGQQAEKEDKMLALSLEDEHLLYGDIIRQDFLDTYNNLTLKTIMAFRWVTEFCPNAKYIMKTDTDVFINTGNLVKYLLNVNHSEKFFTGYPLIDNYSYRGFYQKAHISYQEYPFKVFPPYCSGLGYIMSIDLVPRIYEMMSHVKPIKFEDVYVGICLNLLKVDIHIPEDTNLFFLYRIHLDVCQLRRVIAAHGFSSKEIITFWQVMLRNTTCHY